The stretch of DNA GTGGAAGGTATCTGTAGATTACATACACACTAAGTGGCGCAGAAAGAAAAACGACTTAGGAGTTTCCTCCTAAGCCTTTGTTCTAATTCACAAAACTATCATTCATGAATTTTAATTAATCAAAATATAAGATTGAGGCTTATTCAAATCATAGAATTTAACTTCTTTCGCATTCACATCTACTTTTCTCATGTCAAAAGCCTGAACGTTTGTAGTCTCAAACATCTTGACGTAGTACTTCATATTCTTGTTATCCGCCACAACGGTCCACTCTGTAATCTCAACACCACCAGCACCGCCACCATAGGAATTGGTTGCCGGCAAGCTGATCGCTCCAGGTGGAATATCAAAACTTCCTAAAATATGCCAAGCTGTATGCGCTTGCTGTTCGGTATTGAGATTCGTGGGTGCAGACTTTGATAAGAATAGTGCGCGGATAAAACGGCTAGGACTCAAGTAATCGCCAGGTAGGCCATGTAAACCACTACCAGAACTAGGTGGGCTATAGGTCGCACCATTAATTACCATAGGATTTTTCTCAACAGGAGTTAAATTAGCGTAGTTACCAATATTATTCAATTGCTCTCTGAAAGCCGGATCATTTGTCATGACAGTGGTGGGATTGTCGGTAATGACCAATTCACTCTTTAGGTATTCAATCACAATACTTTTTCCCTTAGCATCATGCAATGTCATACGCACTGGAGCTGATTGATTATGGAATGCCGGGATAATTGAACGATTCACTTTAATTTTCCCAAAACCCACCTTCACTTCATCGACAGTTGCAAAATTAGTTAATGCATACATTAATATTTGCACAGAGGCGATGCTATTTGCCGAGTCTGCAGAGCTTACCTTTTGATATTCGGCGGTATTGGGCGCATTTAGCAAGCCTCCAACTAAACCTTTTTCATTCATGCCATCAACCAATACTGGCAAACCAAGACCATTCATACCCGCCGCTGCATATTTAGTGGTCC from Polynucleobacter duraquae encodes:
- a CDS encoding linear amide C-N hydrolase, whose protein sequence is MIQKNFAAALATIFAMSPIVGNACTSFLLKGNDGGYVYGRTMEFGLPLKSQLTVIPRNYKALGIGVDSKPGSGLNWTTKYAAAGMNGLGLPVLVDGMNEKGLVGGLLNAPNTAEYQKVSSADSANSIASVQILMYALTNFATVDEVKVGFGKIKVNRSIIPAFHNQSAPVRMTLHDAKGKSIVIEYLKSELVITDNPTTVMTNDPAFREQLNNIGNYANLTPVEKNPMVINGATYSPPSSGSGLHGLPGDYLSPSRFIRALFLSKSAPTNLNTEQQAHTAWHILGSFDIPPGAISLPATNSYGGGAGGVEITEWTVVADNKNMKYYVKMFETTNVQAFDMRKVDVNAKEVKFYDLNKPQSYILIN